From the genome of Hymenobacter gelipurpurascens:
GAACACGGCCACCCGATCTGGCAGGCACATAAAAAACACCGACGACACCACCGAAACGCCCGGCTTGGTCTTGATGAACTGTAGCGCCGGCCGGATGGTGTGCTGAGTAGTGTGCACCGCTCCCGAAACCATGCCATCGGCGTGGCCCTGGTACACCATCATGCTCCCGAAATACGATACATCGCGCATCAGGTCGCGGGCCATGTCTTCGTTCACGCCCTTGGATTTGCGCAGCTCATAAAAGGTCTGCACGTAGGCCGGGTAATACTCTGAGTGCACCGGATCAATCACGCGCAAATGATCCGGTGGGAGCTGGATGCCCAGCCGTTTCGCCGAGGCCGCCACCTCTTGTGGGTTGCCCAGAATGGTGAGGTCCACAATGTTCTGGTGCAGCAGCAGCGCGGCGGCCCGCAGAATACGATCGTCGTTTCCTTCGGGCAGCACAATGTGCTGGCGCTTCCGCTTGGCCCACTGCAGCAGCCGGTACTGAAACATGTGCGGCGTGATACCCTCCGGCTGGTAGCTCACCAGGCGCTCATTCAGGGCCTTTACATCCACATACCGCTCAAACGTCTGGATGCCCAGTTGAATCTTCTGCGGATTATCGAGGCTGATGCGCGACTTGATGGCCCCCACTTTGGTAGTGGTTTCGAAGGTTCCCGTGGGCACGGCCAGAATGGGCACCACGGCCGGCAGGCCTTCAATCAGGCGCAGGATGGGGGCTTCCGGCTCCGAGCCCGCCGTGAGCACAATGCCGGCCACTCGGGGGTAGCTGGCCGAGGAATTGGCCTGCAGCGCGCAGATGATAATGTCGCCCCGGTCGCCAGGCGTCACAATCAGTACGTTATCCTTCAGGTAGTTGAGAAAGTTGGGCACTTGCATGGCCCCAATCACATAGTTATCCACTTGGTTAGCCAGTTCTTTCTCACCAAATAGCAGCTTCCCGCCTAGCGCCTGCTGAATTTCGCGCATGGTTGGATGTAGGAGATTGATGTCTTCCGGAATCACGGCCAGCAGGATTTCCTTGGGCAACTGGCCTAGCAGTAACAGGCGCACATCATGGGCTTGCTCCAGCTTTATCTTGTTGGCTACGGCCATCAGCACGGTCACTTCCCGGGCTTCAAACCCCCGGATAACCGTTAGCATCTCACTGATAATCTGTGCTGTTCCTTTGCCTTCCCCTGAAACCACCACGATAACCGGCACACCCAGATTTTTGGCAATCGATACATTCGCATCGAACTCAAAGGCGGTGCCGGCCCCCACGTAGTCGCTGCCCTCCACCACCGTGAAATCGTAGTGCTCTTCCAGCTGCTTGTACTTATGAATCACGGTATCAATCAGCTCGCCCTGGGCTTCCGACTCCAGCAGGCGCAGTGCTTCCGGCCGGGTATAGGCATAGGTATCCTCGTAGGCCAGCGGCAGCTTGAAGTAGTTGATGATGGTCTCGATATGAGCGTCCCGCTTTTCGTGGGGGTGAGCCTCAATGATAGGTTTGAAGAAGCCAATCTTTCGGGTTTGCCCAAGCAGCATATTCACAAGCCCCAGCGCAATAATGGATTTGCCGCTGTAAGGCTCGGCGGAAGCAATGAAGATGGTTTTTGTCATAAACGGGGCAGAAAGCGTGGTGAGTAACGCCTGAGATGTTCACTAGCTAACCAGTGCAGCCTCTAAGCGGTTAAGTCGGGTTTGCTTACGCACCGAAGTATTCCCGGGATGTGCGGCAGAAGCAGTCGGCTACCACAGTACCAGCGCCGGTTTACGAAGCGAGTGCGTTGGGTTCGTGGTACAACTGTGTAGCTGTGCAGTTGTTAGTCAGCAGCAGCACGCGCCGGATGTCAGACGCTCAGCTTTTTTAAAGCCGGTTGAATCTCTCGGCCAGAGTGGCCTAGGCAGCTAGCCGCTTCGTTTGCAATCGGGCACAAAATCCTGATTACGAATAAGAATACCCATGAACTACCAGTATAAAATGTTATTTTATGGTAGGCATGCGTGATTCTTAATCCAGCTGTTGCACTTAGGGTCTGATGGACGGCTAACTGCTGCCAGGTACTTGTGGATAAGGCTTTTGTGATGACTGATCAACTTTCACCTCCTTCGTTTGCAGAGCGCCACGCGGCGGAAATTGCGGAGTTGCTGACTGAACTCGTCCGTCTACGCCAGGAAATGGTAGAGGTAGCTACTCAGGGCGCCGGCCGAATAGCCAAGGTTGACACTACTTTTCAGGCCAGCGCCCACAACCTGCTCCATTACCTGGCCCTGCGGCGCCACGATCTACGCCCCCTGCAGCAGCGCCTGGCGGCGCTAGGCCTGTCGTCGTTGGGCCGGGCCGAGTCGCATGCGCTGGCCAGCGTTGATGCCGTGCTGGCTGTCTTGCATGAGCTGGTTTACCCAGGCACTCCCGTTGCGGTACCTCCCTGTGAAACGGCGCCCACTTTTGTCAGCGGTGTGCACCTGCTAGGCCAGCACAGCGAGACGGCGCTAGGCCCCACTCCTGCCGGCCGCGATGTGCGCATCATGGTGACGCTACCCAGCGAGGCCGCCACCGACTACCCGCTGGTGCGAGAGCTGCTGCGCCAAGGCATGGACTGCGTCCGCATCAACTGCGCCCACGACGACACAAGTGCTTGGCAGCAAATGATTCAGCACCTACGCCAGGCGGAGCAGGAACTTGGTAAAACCTGCAAAATCAGTATGGATCTGGCAGGAGCCAAACTTCGCACAGCCGACCTTCCCCTGGGGCCCGCAGTGCTAAGAATCAGCCCGGAGCGCGACGATTTTGGAGGTGTGCTGGCCCCGGCCAGGCTTTGGCTAACTTCTCAGGAGCACTCGGCCGCAGCTCCGGCTGCGGCAGCTACTACTCTCGCCTTCCCGGCCAAATGGCTACAAACGCTGCACCCCGGCGACGCCCTCCGCTTCAGAGATATGCGCGGCAGTAAGCGAAAAATGCGGGTGCACAATACCAGTGAGCAGGGCTGCTGGGTTGAACTCCGCAAAACCACGTATCTAGCTCCAGATATGCAGTTTCTGGGTCCGAAAATGAGCGCTACGCTCGAGCAGTTGCCTCGCCACGACTCGCTACTGCTGCTACACCCCAACGACGTGCTGCATCTAACGCGCAGACCGCTTCCCGTGGCCCCTCCCAGCGTCCCGGTAGCCACCTCTGTACCGTCCCTTGTCATTGGCTGCACCATGCCGGAAGTGCTCGACCAGGTAAAACCCGGCGAGCGGATCTGGTTTGATGATGGGAAAATTGGGGGCGTAGTGGAACAGGTAACGCCCGACGCGCTGCAGATACGCATTACGCAAGCTCGGGCCAAAGGCGGGAAGCTCCGCAACGACAGGGGCATAAATCTGCCCGACACCCAACTGTCCATACCTTCTCTAACAGCAAAGGATCTGGAGGACCTGCCGTTTGTGGTGCAGCACGCCGACATGGTAGGCCTCTCCTTTGTCAATAGCGCGCAGGATGTGGAGCAATTGCAGCAGCACCTGTTGGGACTGTCGGCACGGCCGCTGCCTATCATTCTCAAAATAGAAACGCAACGGGGCTTCGAGCAGCTTCCAGCCCTACTGCTCAGCGCCATGCAGGCCAGCAGCTGCGGCGTAATGATTGCCCGAGGCGACCTTGCCGTGGAATGCGGCTTCGAGCGGCTGGCCGAAGTTCAGGAAGAAATGCTGTGGCTTTGCGAAGCCGCCCATGTACCGGTAGTATGGGCCACGCAGGTACTGGAAAGCCTGGCCAGTGGCGGCCTGCCTTCCCGCGCCGAAGTAACCGACGCCGCCATGAGCGACCGGGCGGAGTGCGTGATGCTCAACAAGGGGCCGCAGGTGGTGCAGGCCGTACAGACCCTCGACGGTATTTTGCGCCGCATGCAGGCCCACCAGCGAAAGAAAAGCGCCATGCTCCGGAGCCTGCACGTGGCGCATATGCTCCCCGAGTTAGAGGTGGGCCGGCCGTAGACAGAAAAGCATAGCGCTGAGCTGATTATTACTGGCCTACAAGTCAACTTTAAAAAAGCTCATTATCACGCACTTGCGGCAGTATTTACGAGGGCACTTGGTCAGTAGGCCAGGTAAGCAGATCGGCTCAGCGGCTCTCCTGCCACCGCTTAGGCAAAGCAGCCGCCACCCAATGTGGGCACTACCCCTCTGGTTGTTCGCTTAAATACTGTTTGATTACAGGCAGGAATAAAGGCGTAGCGGCCTCTATATACTCTCGCTCAGCAGGGGTCCAATGGCGCGGGTGACTAAACACGCACGGCTGCAGAATGCCCCACAACTGGCCCTGCTCGGTGATGTGGGCATGTACCAGGGCGCGGTGCCCAAATGTGCGCCGCTCAAACTCCTGGTTGAGCACCTCAGGGCCCGCTTCGGTTACGTCATCAATAAACACCGACGGTTCAGTGGCGAGAGCCGCCCGAAATAAGGGGTCTTGCTGCGGGAGCTGCCTGGTATCGTCCTGCCAATCGTGGCGCGGGTCGGGTACGGCCTCGTCCAGCCGCCAGACCAAGGCAATGCGCCCCCGGCCCCGCGTAGGGTCACGCACATACAGAAAGCACCGGTCAACGCGCAGTTCCAAACCCATCAGGTCCAGGGCACGCTGCAAGGCATCAGCTGCGGGGCTTGGGGTGGCCAGCACAGCCTTCAATTCGGCAATGGATGGAGTAGTCATGGAGCTTGGCTAAAGAATAAACCAGAGTCTTCGTGGCGACGCGGCTACGGACCGGTGCCAATCCAGTCTACTCAAACAACCCAACCAGGGTTAGACGCCGCCCTGTTTTCTCTAGGCCTATTGATGTAGGCAAAGCCCACTGTTATCAAATAAACGGCTCCAATTTATTTCAAGGAGTAGATTCTCAAAATACTATCAGCCTTGAAAAACCCGGAAACCAGCCTTTAACAGCGCCCTCAATCTTAGGGTCTACCTCTCTCCAAGCTCTAATACAAGGTGCCTGTTACCACCGGCCGGCTTGCAGCTATACTAGCTCACAACCAGTAACCTGTAAGTGTAAAGCATAAAAAAAGGCGGTCCACAAGACCGCCCCTTTTCCACAACCAAAACACCTAAAAAACTATTCTTTCGTTTTTGGTCTTGCAACTATCAGGCCAAAGCTTGGCAACTCACAGTTCATCAACCACTAACCAGAATAATTTTAAGTGTCTACACGAATAAGAGGCGCTACACCCCCGATAAGGTTGCATCAGTTAATAAAAACTTTTGCAAATGTTTCATCAAGAGCACACTCCCCATATTCGTCCTCTAGTTACCAATATTTGCGCAGTATGTTTTGCAAATACATAGTATTATCTGAATTGCTTGATTAAAGACAGCTTGTCCAAAGGCTTGTATTGACAGGGAGGGCCTGTTGAAAGACTTTTCGGAGGGCAATACTTTATGGTTGTATTTTGCGGAGTTTTTGACTCACTAGGCCACTTGCCCTCCTCGCTATCTGCTTATGGAAACTCCCGACCCCAACTTCATGCGCGAAGCCATTCGCCTTTCAATTGATAAAATGCAGGCCGGTTTTGGTGGTCCGTTTGGTGCCGTGATTGTGAAAAATGGCGAAATCATTGCCCGCGGCTTCAACCAGGTAACCAGCACCAACGACCCTACGTGCCACGCCGAGGTAGATGCCATCCGGAAAGCCTGCGCCACTCTTGGCACCTTTCAGCTCGACGATTGCGACCTGTACACTTCCTGCGAGCCATGCCCGATGTGCCTGGGAGCCATCTACTGGGCCCGGCCGCGCCGCGTGTTTTATGGCAACACCAAGCAGGATGCCGCCGCCATTGGCTTCGATGACCAGTTCATTTATGAGGAATTAGAAAAGCCCCTGCCCAACCGCCAGATTCCGATGACGGAACTGCTGCGCGACGAGGCGCTGGCTGGCTTCCGAGCCTGGGAGGTGAAAGAAGGCCGCACAGATTATTAAGCGCTAGGCCACTCTTCGGCAACAAAAAAGCCCCGTACCAGATGGTACGGGGCTTTTTTGTTGCCGAAGAGTGGCCTAGCGGATGGGTCCTTTCATGCCCATCATGCGGGCCATCTGCTGCATACCGCCTTTGGTCTGGCTCATCTTGTTCATGGTGCGCATCACTTTGCGCATGTCCTCGAACTGCTTCATCAGGTTGTTTACCTGCTGAATATCCGTGCCGGAACCTTTGGCGAGACGGCGGCGGCGCGAGCCGTTCAGCAGCTCGGGCTGAGCGCGCTCCTTGGGCGTCATGCTCTTGATAATAGACTCAATCGGCTTGAAGGCGTCATCATCGATTTCTACGTCCTTCATGGCTTTACCCATGCCCGGAATCATACCTACCAGATCCTTCAGGTTGCCCATCTTCTTGATCTGCTCCAACTGGGAGAGGAAGTCGTCGAAGTTGAACTGGTTCTTGCGAATCTTCTGGTTGATGCGCTTGGCTTCTTCCTCATCGAACTGCTGCTGAGCACGTTCCACGAGCGAAATAACGTCGCCCATTCCCAGGATACGCTGGGCCATCCGGTCTGGATAGAACATATCCAGCGCCTCCATTTTCTCCCCCGTCGAGATGAATTTGATGGGTTTCTCCACCACTGCCCGAATCGAGAGGGCCGCACCACCGCGCGAGTCACCGTCGAGCTTAGTGAGCACCACGCCGTCGAAGTTAAGGCGGTCGTTGAAGGTTTTGGCGGTGTTTACGGCGTCCTGGCCCGTCATGGAGTCTACCACGAACAGGGTTTCCGACGGGTTGATGGCCCGCTTCACGGCCTCAATCTCATTCATCATCTGCTCATCGACGGCCAAGCGGCCGGCGGTGTCGATGATTACGACCTTCTTATTGTTTTTGCGAGCGTACTCGATGGCGTTCTGCGAAATCTGAACCGGATTTTTGTTTTCCGGCTCCGAGTACACTTCTACGCCCACTTGCTCGCCCAATACCTTCAGCTGATCAATAGCGGCCGGACGGTACACGTCGCAGGCCACCAGGAGAACTGCGCGGTTTTGCTTTTTGAGGTAGGCGGCCAGCTTACCGGCGAAGGTAGTTTTACCCGAGCCCTGAAGACCCGACAGCAGTATTACGGCTGGCTCACCCTTGATGACGATGTCCTGCTTTTCGCCGCCCATGAGCTCGGTGAGCTCATCGTACACGATTTTCGTCATCAGCTGGCCCGGCGACACGCTGATCAGCACGTCGCGGCCCATGGCCTCTTCCTTAATCTTATCGGTTACTTCCTTGGCTACCTTGTAGTTAACGTCGGCATCGACAAGAGCCCGGCGAATTTCCTTTACGGTCGTCGCTACGTTGATTTCGGTGATGCTGCCCTGGCCCTTGAGGGTTTTGAAGGCGCGGTCGAGCTTGGTACTGAGACTATCGAACATTGGAGTCGCTGATTTGCGCTGTTTTTCTCTGTTATATGGCTGATTGCTGCCTGTAAACCCTGTTGAGCGCAAGGCTCGCCAGGATGCCAGGAATACTGCATGCTCTTGGGAAGCAAGCAGGCAAGAACTACGTTCAGCCTCCAAAAGTAACCAGAAAACCCCGGAATGGCTATAGCTGTGTACCTTCGCCGTCCGTATCCGCTTTCACCAGTGTCCGTGCCCGACCGTCCGCTTCGTCTGCTTGTTATTACCTATTACTGGCCGCCTTCAGGAGGTGCTGGCGTGCAGCGCAGCCTCAAGTTTGTGAAGCACCTGCCGCAGTTTGGCGTAGAGCCCACAGTAATTACCGTGGACCCGGCCCAGGGCGCTTACCCGGTGCTGGACGACTCCCTGGCGGCCGACGTGCCAGCTGGTGTGCGCGTCATCAGAACCAATACGTTTGAGCCCTTCGACAGCTATAAAAAACTGACGGGCAAGCAGGTGCCCTACGGCGGCTTCGTGGGTGAAAGCAAGACCAGCTTTGTACAACGGCTGTTCAAATTCGTGCGCGGCAATGTGTTCATACCGGATGCGCGCCGCGGCTGGAACGCCTACGTGCTGCGCGCCGTGGCCAACCTGATAGCCCAGGGCGAGCAATTTGATGCTGTACTCACTAGCTCGCCGCCCCACTCTACCCAGCTGATAGGCCTAGAGCTCAAGCGCCGCTATGGCCTGCGCTGGCTGGCCGATATGCGCGACCCTTGGACAGATATTTATTACTACAAAGAGCTGAACCACACGCCGCCTGCCCGCTGGCTCGATGCGCAGTACGAGCGCCAAGTGCTGGAGCAGGCCGATGCCGTACTGGTCACGAGTCCCAATACCAAACGACTTTTCCTGGGCAAGTCGCCAAAGCTCGTGGCCGATAAGATTCAGGTGCTGCCCAATGGCTACGATGAAGCTGATTTCCAGTGGCCTAGCCAGCCCCCGACGGATGCGCTGCTCATCACCCACACCGGCACTATCTCCGAAACCTACCATATTGAGCAGCTGCTGGCGGCCTGCGCCGAATGCACCCGCCGCCACCCAGATGTGCCGCTGCGACTGCGCTTCGTGGGGAAAGTATCGGGTGGCCTACAGGAACAGATTGCGCAAGCGGGCCTGCTAGAGCGCACGGAGTTTGTGGCGTTCGTGCCGCACGATGAATCGGTGCGGTACCTGTTGCAGTCCACGGTGCTGCTAATGGCCATTCCGGATGTGGCGAACAACTTCGGCATCTTGCCGGGCAAGGTGTTCGAATATCTCGCTGCTAATAAGCCTATTCTATGCGTTGGCCCCATTGGCTCCGATGCTGACACCTTGCTGGAAGAATGCGGCGCCGGCCACGTCCTGCCCTATGATGGCTATGCCAACATGCTGGCCCATCTGGAAACACTCGTAGGCCAGTGGCGCATCAACCCTAATCTAGATTTGCCCGCGCTCAACCACGCCCGATATTCTCGCCGCGCCCTCACGGAGCAGTTGGCTGGGTTGCTGGAAAAATAGCAATTTACTTCTGCCACAGGCCCCGCAATTTGCTGGGTAGTAGGCTAACCGCGCGAGCTTTCAAATCGACCCAGCCGGAGCGCTCCAGCTGGCGGCCGTGCCACTGGCCAATGGCTTCCGCGAGGTGCTGGGCCAGGGTGCGGTAATGCTGACGATGGTAATGGCGCAGGTTATTCGTAACGTCGGTGGGCGTTTGGATGAAGCCGCGCACATCAACCACAAAGCAGTTCTCGGCGGAAGCCACAAACTCCGCCAACGCCTGATTCATAAGGCCGTGGCGCGCTACAGCCCCCTTTTCGCCGGAATTAGACACCTCGATTTCAGTACCATTCAGAAAGAAAATGGGAACTTGTGGGGGTATCTGGGTGCGCAGCCACCGCAAATTTTCCTGAAACAGCGCGGGCGTAATCTGGCCTACATAGGCAAACTCCTGCTGGAACCGACGCAGGAGGGCTTCATCCAGTCCCTGAAAGCGACGCTGAGCATATTTCGCGGCTTGGGTGGCCGGATCTACCTGCATAAGGTTCTGATAGCCCCCGAAAGGCACCTGTAGGCCTGTAGCCTTTTCGCGGTACAAATCCTGCGTATAGTCCATGAGCGGGCTGTACACCAGCACATCGTACTGCTCGTTCCAGAGCTTTGTATCGAAAGCTTCCTGGCCTAAAAACGGCAAAGCAGCGGCCAGGCGTTGCTGCTCGGCCCTAGGCCACTCGCGGCCCGCACGCAGCAGCTCCGTGTGCTCTACATGGACGGGAATTTGGTACTCGTTGTTATAGTTAAATTCCTCTTCCACTTCCAGCTGAAACGCCTGCAGAAACGGCGTCAGTTGGCCCAGGTCGCAGCCGCCTTTCAGCAGCACGCGCAGGTGGGCGGGGGCAGTGCTATCGGCCGGAGGCGTAGGCCTATTCGGTGTCGGCTGAGCCGTTGCTACGGTAATCCAGTCAGGATAATCAGTGGTATTCAGAGTGGTGGCCACTTCTCCCTGCACCTCTAACTTAGGGAAACCCAGGTGCGCGTAGGTGAATTGCTCCACGCCCAAATGCAGGATGCGGCAGGAGAAAACCAGTTGCTCCAGTCGGTTTTCGGGTAGGTTTAGGCAGTAGATTCCTACGAGGCCGTAATCCCCGAACCGGTCGTGCACACGCACCGTGCCCCACCGCCGCGTAGCGTCCGCGAAGCTGGCCGAAAGCGCTTCTTTTGTAACGCGGCGCTTGGTAAAATTCAGTTGATTAGAGCGGTTGATCAGTTCCTCGATTCGACCTAAATCCGGCAATACTGCCGAGCCTTCCTGAAACTGAATGTTTACCTGAGCATCGCGCAGGAAAGCCAGATTATCATTGTAGGCAGCGCGGGCTTCTTGCTGGCGCTCCAGCAATTTGTATTGTTCCAGGCGCGAAAACCCGGGGTCGGGCTTGCCACTGGCGCGCAGCAACGGGGCCAGGTGGCCTAGGTCGGCGGGGTCGGCTACCTGCAGCTCGGGGTTATAAAACTGCGCCTCAGCCCTATTGATGGGGTTATCATCCAGGAAAAGTGCGTTGGGTGCCCGCAGCTGCATCTGTTCCAGCAGCTCCTTAATAATCGGCCCCTTGGGCTGCCAACTGATTTGGGGAAACACAAACAGGTCGCGGATACCCAATTCCTGAAGTTTGGCCTCAGCGGGTGCAAAGTCATTTTTGCTGACGATGGTATGGACAATGCCACGCGCCGCCGTATCGCGCACCAGCTGCAGATTTTCCTCTATGGCTTCAATGGCTCCTTCCGACAGCGTACCGCGCCAAAACGTATCATCTAAATCCCAGATGACAACTTTAACGGGTTCGGGGAAAGCGAAATCAGGCATGAGAGAAGCAATTAATAATCGGGGTCCATACCGCCGCTACTGGGTGATGCAGCCCGTGCAGCAAAAGTACGGAAGCTCCGGCCGGAATGCCTACTTTTGCTGCCCTTACCCAACCGGCCAGTGGCCGGCCTCCCTCCTTTCGCATGGCCCTCGACCTCAATCATAAGTCTATTCTCGTAACCGGTGGCACCGGTTCGTTCGGTAAGCAGTTCGTCCAGACTGTCTTCGATAAATATCCGCAGGTAAAGCGCTTGGTGGTGTACTCCCGCGACGAGCTCAAGCAATACGAGATGTCGCAGATTTTCCCGCATGAAAAGTACCCCGCCATTCGGTACTTCATTGGGGATGTGCGCGACGCGGAGCGGATGAAGCGGGCCTGCGAGGGCATTGATATTATTGTGCACGCCGCGGCCCTTAAGCAGGTGCCGGCCGCCGAGTACAACCCGATGGAGTGCATCAAAACCAACATCTTCGGGGCCGAAAACGTGATTAATGCGGCCCTGGACTGCGGCGTGAAGGACGTTGTAGCCCTGAGCACCGACAAAGCGGCAGCGCCCATTAACCTGTATGGTGCCACCAAGCTATGCTCCGATAAGCTGTTTGTGGCCGCCAACAACATGAAAGGCTCCCGCGACCTGCGCTTCTCGGTGGTGCGCTACGGCAACGTAATCGGCTCCCGCGGCTCGGTGGTGCCATTTTTTCTGAACCGCCGTACGTCGGGCGTGCTGCCCATCACGCACCCCGATATGACGCGCTTCAACATTTCGCTGGAAGAGGGTGTAGACCTCGTGCTTTACGCGCTGGAGCACAGCTGGGGCGGCGAGATTTTCGTGCCCAAGATTCCGAGCTACAAGATCACGGAAGTAGCCAAAGCCATCGGCCCCAACTGCCGCCAAGAGATTGTGGGCATCCGGCCGGGCGAGAAGCTGCACGAGGAAATGATTACCGAAACAGACGCCTTGAGCACCGTGGAGTTGGATAAATACTACGTGATACTGCCCTTCACGCCGCGCTGGGACGTAGATGATTTCATCAAGCACTTCCGCGGCCGCCGCGTAGAGCCGGGCTTCCACTACGACTCCAGCAACAACACCGAATGGATGGACGCCGAGCAGATTCGGGAGGAAATCCGCCTGCACGTAGATGCGAGTTTTCAGGCCTAGAACCTTCGCACATTTATTGGTTTTTTATAAGAGAAGCCGCTTTCTATGGAGAGCGGCTTCTCTATTACCTTTGATTCTACTATGATCCAGTCTGCCTTCCAACCCACGCGCTCCATTGCCTACGGCCGCCAGCATATTACTCCCGAAGATGTGCAGGCCGTTACGGATACGCTCTATTCCGACTACCTTACGCAAGGCCCGAAAGTGGCCGAGTTTGAGGAGAAGTTTGCCGCGTACGTAGGCGCCAAATACGCCGTGGCGGTGGCCAACGGTACGGCCGCGCTGCACCTGTGCGCGCTGGCGTTGGGCGTGCAGCCGGGTCAGCGCGTCATTACTACGCCCATCACGTTCTCGGCTTCGGCCAACTGCGTGCGGTACTGCGGCGGCGAGGTGCATTTCGTGGATATAGACCCGGCCACGGCGCTTATTGATCTGGAAGCCGTGCGGCGTTTGCTGGAAATCCACCCCGTAGGCCACTTTCAGGGGCTGATTCCGGTGGATTTTGCGGGCCTTCCGGTAAATCTGGAGGCAGCGCGCAAACTCTGCGACGAGTTTGGCCTCTGGATGATTGAGGATAGCTGCCACGCCCCCGGCGGCTTTTTCACCGACTCGCTAGGCCAAGAGCAGCGCTGCGGCAACGGGCAGTTTGCCGATTTGGCCATCTTCAGCTTTCACCCTGTGAAGCACATTGCCACGGGCGAAGGCGGCATGATTACCACTAACAGCCCCGCCCTCTACGAGCACCTGCTGCGCCTGCGCACCCACGGCATCACCAAAGACCCGGCGCAGCTGGAGCGCCCTTCCGATGGCGGCTGGTACATGGAGATGCAGGAGCTCGGCTTCAACTACCGCATGCCCGATATGCTCTGCGCCCTCGGCATCAGCCAGCTCCGGCACGCGGAGACTGGCCTAGCGCGCCGCCGGGAGCTGGCCGCCCGCTACGATACGGCCTTTGCCGAGATGCTTACGGTAAGGCCACTGACCGGGGCTCCGGGCCACGCCTACCATTTGTATGTGATTCAGGTGGAAGACCGGAAGGGGCTGTACGATTTCCTGCGGGAGAAGCAGATTTTTGCGCAGGTGCACTATATTCCGGTGCATATTATGCCTTAT
Proteins encoded in this window:
- the pta gene encoding phosphate acetyltransferase, translating into MTKTIFIASAEPYSGKSIIALGLVNMLLGQTRKIGFFKPIIEAHPHEKRDAHIETIINYFKLPLAYEDTYAYTRPEALRLLESEAQGELIDTVIHKYKQLEEHYDFTVVEGSDYVGAGTAFEFDANVSIAKNLGVPVIVVVSGEGKGTAQIISEMLTVIRGFEAREVTVLMAVANKIKLEQAHDVRLLLLGQLPKEILLAVIPEDINLLHPTMREIQQALGGKLLFGEKELANQVDNYVIGAMQVPNFLNYLKDNVLIVTPGDRGDIIICALQANSSASYPRVAGIVLTAGSEPEAPILRLIEGLPAVVPILAVPTGTFETTTKVGAIKSRISLDNPQKIQLGIQTFERYVDVKALNERLVSYQPEGITPHMFQYRLLQWAKRKRQHIVLPEGNDDRILRAAALLLHQNIVDLTILGNPQEVAASAKRLGIQLPPDHLRVIDPVHSEYYPAYVQTFYELRKSKGVNEDMARDLMRDVSYFGSMMVYQGHADGMVSGAVHTTQHTIRPALQFIKTKPGVSVVSSVFFMCLPDRVAVFGDCAVNPNPTAEQLAEIAISSAESSLAFGIEPRIAMLSYSSGTSGAGADVDKVRQATELVRQKRPDLKVEGPIQYDAAVDPIVGRQKLPDSEVAGQASVLIFPDLNTGNNTYKAVQRETGALAIGPVLQGLNKPVNDLSRGCTVDDVFNTVVITAIQSQQ
- a CDS encoding pyruvate kinase; translated protein: MTDQLSPPSFAERHAAEIAELLTELVRLRQEMVEVATQGAGRIAKVDTTFQASAHNLLHYLALRRHDLRPLQQRLAALGLSSLGRAESHALASVDAVLAVLHELVYPGTPVAVPPCETAPTFVSGVHLLGQHSETALGPTPAGRDVRIMVTLPSEAATDYPLVRELLRQGMDCVRINCAHDDTSAWQQMIQHLRQAEQELGKTCKISMDLAGAKLRTADLPLGPAVLRISPERDDFGGVLAPARLWLTSQEHSAAAPAAAATTLAFPAKWLQTLHPGDALRFRDMRGSKRKMRVHNTSEQGCWVELRKTTYLAPDMQFLGPKMSATLEQLPRHDSLLLLHPNDVLHLTRRPLPVAPPSVPVATSVPSLVIGCTMPEVLDQVKPGERIWFDDGKIGGVVEQVTPDALQIRITQARAKGGKLRNDRGINLPDTQLSIPSLTAKDLEDLPFVVQHADMVGLSFVNSAQDVEQLQQHLLGLSARPLPIILKIETQRGFEQLPALLLSAMQASSCGVMIARGDLAVECGFERLAEVQEEMLWLCEAAHVPVVWATQVLESLASGGLPSRAEVTDAAMSDRAECVMLNKGPQVVQAVQTLDGILRRMQAHQRKKSAMLRSLHVAHMLPELEVGRP
- a CDS encoding GAF domain-containing protein — its product is MTTPSIAELKAVLATPSPAADALQRALDLMGLELRVDRCFLYVRDPTRGRGRIALVWRLDEAVPDPRHDWQDDTRQLPQQDPLFRAALATEPSVFIDDVTEAGPEVLNQEFERRTFGHRALVHAHITEQGQLWGILQPCVFSHPRHWTPAEREYIEAATPLFLPVIKQYLSEQPEG
- a CDS encoding nucleoside deaminase, with the protein product METPDPNFMREAIRLSIDKMQAGFGGPFGAVIVKNGEIIARGFNQVTSTNDPTCHAEVDAIRKACATLGTFQLDDCDLYTSCEPCPMCLGAIYWARPRRVFYGNTKQDAAAIGFDDQFIYEELEKPLPNRQIPMTELLRDEALAGFRAWEVKEGRTDY
- the ffh gene encoding signal recognition particle protein → MFDSLSTKLDRAFKTLKGQGSITEINVATTVKEIRRALVDADVNYKVAKEVTDKIKEEAMGRDVLISVSPGQLMTKIVYDELTELMGGEKQDIVIKGEPAVILLSGLQGSGKTTFAGKLAAYLKKQNRAVLLVACDVYRPAAIDQLKVLGEQVGVEVYSEPENKNPVQISQNAIEYARKNNKKVVIIDTAGRLAVDEQMMNEIEAVKRAINPSETLFVVDSMTGQDAVNTAKTFNDRLNFDGVVLTKLDGDSRGGAALSIRAVVEKPIKFISTGEKMEALDMFYPDRMAQRILGMGDVISLVERAQQQFDEEEAKRINQKIRKNQFNFDDFLSQLEQIKKMGNLKDLVGMIPGMGKAMKDVEIDDDAFKPIESIIKSMTPKERAQPELLNGSRRRRLAKGSGTDIQQVNNLMKQFEDMRKVMRTMNKMSQTKGGMQQMARMMGMKGPIR
- a CDS encoding glycosyltransferase family 4 protein, yielding MYLRRPYPLSPVSVPDRPLRLLVITYYWPPSGGAGVQRSLKFVKHLPQFGVEPTVITVDPAQGAYPVLDDSLAADVPAGVRVIRTNTFEPFDSYKKLTGKQVPYGGFVGESKTSFVQRLFKFVRGNVFIPDARRGWNAYVLRAVANLIAQGEQFDAVLTSSPPHSTQLIGLELKRRYGLRWLADMRDPWTDIYYYKELNHTPPARWLDAQYERQVLEQADAVLVTSPNTKRLFLGKSPKLVADKIQVLPNGYDEADFQWPSQPPTDALLITHTGTISETYHIEQLLAACAECTRRHPDVPLRLRFVGKVSGGLQEQIAQAGLLERTEFVAFVPHDESVRYLLQSTVLLMAIPDVANNFGILPGKVFEYLAANKPILCVGPIGSDADTLLEECGAGHVLPYDGYANMLAHLETLVGQWRINPNLDLPALNHARYSRRALTEQLAGLLEK